In Alphaproteobacteria bacterium, one DNA window encodes the following:
- a CDS encoding adenylate cyclase yields MPIEIEAKFPDIDRVALRRLLTQSGYACVHPEYLMRRVVFDLPQGDKHRWARVRDEAGVVTISYKRTHDINRVDGTEEIQIIADDFDTACHLLEAFGLIRKSYQETRREMWTRALVEVTLDEWPAIPPFVEIEAPDEGLVRAAAQELGFVWENALFGAVATLYERIGISSHAINAAPMITFDHVADIHALAQQG; encoded by the coding sequence ATGCCCATTGAGATTGAAGCCAAATTTCCGGATATCGACCGCGTGGCTTTGCGCCGTCTTCTGACACAGTCCGGCTATGCCTGCGTCCACCCCGAATATCTGATGCGCCGCGTGGTGTTTGATCTTCCCCAAGGAGATAAGCACCGCTGGGCGCGCGTCCGCGACGAAGCCGGCGTCGTCACCATCAGCTATAAACGCACGCATGACATCAACCGCGTGGACGGCACCGAGGAAATTCAAATCATCGCCGACGATTTCGATACGGCATGCCATCTGCTGGAAGCCTTTGGCCTGATCCGTAAATCGTATCAAGAGACACGGCGAGAAATGTGGACTCGCGCCTTGGTCGAAGTAACGCTGGACGAATGGCCCGCTATTCCCCCTTTTGTGGAAATTGAGGCACCCGATGAGGGCTTGGTGCGCGCGGCGGCCCAGGAACTGGGATTCGTGTGGGAAAACGCTTTGTTCGGGGCGGTCGCCACGCTCTATGAGCGAATCGGCATTTCATCACACGCCATTAATGCCGCTCCAATGATCACTTTTGACCATGTGGCCGACATTCACGCTTTGGCACAGCAAGGTTGA
- the greA gene encoding transcription elongation factor GreA, protein MVEKVPMTKGGYQRLTEELRHLKSTERPNIIKAIAEARAQGDLSENAEYHSAREKQSFIEGRIAELESKISLADVIDVSKLSGPMVRFGATVVLEDEDSGERVRYQIVGQDESDIHSGLLSVGAPLARALIGKSIDDSVQIRAPGGDKGYVIVDVAYKDEVLPSTGV, encoded by the coding sequence ATGGTCGAAAAAGTTCCGATGACCAAAGGTGGTTATCAGCGTTTGACGGAAGAGTTGCGTCATCTAAAAAGCACGGAACGGCCCAACATTATCAAGGCCATTGCCGAGGCGCGCGCTCAGGGCGACTTGTCGGAAAATGCCGAATACCACTCCGCGCGCGAGAAGCAGAGCTTCATCGAAGGCCGTATCGCCGAGCTGGAAAGCAAAATCAGCCTGGCCGATGTCATCGACGTCTCCAAGCTGTCCGGTCCCATGGTTCGTTTTGGCGCGACGGTGGTGCTGGAGGACGAAGACAGCGGCGAACGTGTGCGCTATCAGATCGTCGGCCAGGACGAAAGCGACATCCATTCGGGGCTGCTGTCGGTCGGCGCGCCTTTGGCGCGGGCGCTGATTGGCAAGTCGATTGACGACAGCGTGCAGATCCGCGCGCCTGGCGGTGACAAGGGCTATGTCATCGTCGATGTGGCCTATAAGGACGAAGTTCTACCCTCGACCGGTGTCTGA
- the pyrF gene encoding orotidine-5'-phosphate decarboxylase has protein sequence MGFVQRVRQATDQHTGFCVGLDPTPDILRQWGVGDDIGGLRRFADIMAEACRGTVAMIKPQAAYYERFGPEGMQVMRALSLSLQDRGAVVVYDVKRGDIGSTSAAYGQAYLGRNSSFRGDAMTLTAYLGFGAIQPILEHAAEQSCGVFIVVRSSNPEATMLQEAVCADGDSVAMNLARQIESFNQAHQDDGLGPVGAVVGATQKGVVPLIQAMPSALLLTPGIGFQGASFADLQREFGPALTRVVAPSSRGILAAGPDPAAIRTAIEAAQQAMRTALAAERPTVTTVATPCEKGRQPK, from the coding sequence ATGGGATTTGTGCAACGTGTGCGCCAGGCCACCGATCAACATACCGGCTTTTGCGTGGGGCTGGATCCGACGCCCGATATTCTGCGGCAATGGGGGGTGGGGGACGATATCGGTGGATTGCGTCGCTTCGCGGATATCATGGCGGAGGCATGCCGTGGCACCGTGGCGATGATCAAGCCGCAAGCCGCATATTACGAACGCTTTGGCCCCGAGGGCATGCAGGTGATGCGCGCGCTGAGCCTGTCTTTGCAAGATAGAGGTGCCGTGGTGGTTTATGACGTCAAGCGCGGCGATATCGGCTCGACCAGCGCCGCCTATGGTCAGGCTTATTTGGGACGAAACAGCTCGTTTCGCGGCGATGCCATGACCTTGACGGCTTATCTGGGGTTTGGGGCGATTCAGCCCATTTTGGAACATGCGGCCGAGCAGAGCTGCGGCGTTTTTATCGTTGTGCGCTCGTCCAACCCTGAGGCGACGATGCTGCAAGAGGCCGTCTGCGCCGATGGCGACAGCGTGGCCATGAATCTGGCCCGCCAGATCGAGTCGTTTAACCAAGCGCATCAAGATGATGGTCTAGGCCCCGTCGGTGCCGTGGTGGGGGCGACGCAAAAGGGCGTGGTTCCGTTGATCCAGGCCATGCCTTCGGCCCTGCTGTTGACGCCCGGCATCGGCTTTCAAGGCGCAAGCTTTGCCGATCTACAGCGCGAATTCGGTCCCGCTTTGACTCGCGTGGTGGCCCCCTCGTCCCGGGGCATCCTGGCCGCAGGCCCCGATCCCGCCGCCATCCGTACCGCCATCGAGGCCGCGCAACAGGCTATGCGCACCGCCCTCGCCGCCGAACGCCCCACTGTCACCACCGTGGCCACACCGTGCGAGAAGGGCCGCCAACCCAAATAA
- the secB gene encoding protein-export chaperone SecB: MTTSNGDAAPESTSNANGAQAPQNVLMIMGQYVKDLSFECPNAPQIFTEMREPPQIAPQHGVQVNLIAQNVVEVVLHSRIEAKMNDKVAFIVELDYAALVNVPTGMSQEQSQQVLLIEVPRLIFPFARSIIADVVRDGGFPPLLLAPVEFAISQTPPGNPAESATEPAKA, from the coding sequence ATGACCACATCCAACGGCGACGCCGCGCCCGAATCCACCAGCAACGCCAACGGTGCCCAGGCTCCGCAAAACGTGCTGATGATCATGGGGCAGTATGTCAAGGACCTGTCCTTTGAGTGCCCCAATGCGCCGCAAATCTTCACCGAGATGCGCGAGCCGCCGCAGATTGCCCCCCAGCATGGCGTTCAGGTGAATTTGATCGCCCAAAACGTGGTGGAAGTGGTGCTGCATTCGCGCATCGAAGCCAAGATGAACGACAAAGTGGCCTTTATTGTCGAGCTTGACTATGCCGCTTTGGTTAACGTGCCTACCGGCATGAGCCAAGAGCAAAGCCAGCAGGTGTTGTTGATCGAAGTGCCGCGCCTGATCTTCCCCTTTGCCCGTTCGATCATCGCGGATGTCGTGCGCGACGGCGGATTCCCGCCTTTGCTGTTGGCACCGGTGGAATTTGCCATTTCCCAGACGCCTCCCGGCAACCCCGCCGAATCGGCCACCGAACCCGCAAAGGCCTAA
- a CDS encoding NAD(P)/FAD-dependent oxidoreductase — MTTEPIAAQAIIIGAGPVGLFTVFEMGINNIRCHLVDGLDRIGGQCAELYPEKPIYDIPAVPVCTGQELTDRLMEQIKPFNPVFHMGQMATALEKLPDGGWRVTTDAGTILEAPVVVIASGGGSFVPKKLPLPNIESYEGNSLFYAVRQKDKFRGKHVVIAGGGDSALDWLRVLQPDAASIALVHRRDEFRAAPDSVGHMRQLVAAGKAALQIGQLVEVTGTGTQITGVTLKSESGTTSQIPCDCLLAFYGLTMKPGPVAEFGLVMQDHMLTVDQATFETSAPGVFAVGDICTYPGKMKLILSGFHEAALAAKRAFALAHPGERYRFQYTTSSSDLHSKLGVEK; from the coding sequence ATGACCACGGAGCCGATCGCCGCGCAGGCCATCATCATCGGGGCGGGTCCCGTGGGCCTGTTCACCGTGTTCGAGATGGGGATCAACAACATCCGCTGTCATTTGGTGGATGGGCTGGATCGCATCGGCGGCCAATGCGCCGAGCTGTATCCGGAAAAGCCGATTTATGACATTCCGGCGGTTCCGGTATGCACGGGCCAAGAGCTGACCGACCGCTTGATGGAGCAGATCAAGCCGTTCAACCCCGTTTTCCATATGGGTCAGATGGCCACCGCTCTTGAAAAACTGCCAGATGGCGGCTGGCGCGTGACGACCGATGCCGGGACGATCCTGGAAGCGCCCGTTGTGGTGATTGCCAGCGGCGGCGGCAGCTTTGTGCCCAAGAAACTGCCTTTGCCGAACATCGAATCCTATGAAGGCAACAGCCTGTTTTACGCCGTGCGCCAAAAGGACAAATTCCGTGGCAAGCATGTGGTGATCGCGGGCGGCGGCGATTCCGCCTTGGATTGGCTGCGCGTGCTGCAACCGGATGCGGCCAGCATCGCCCTGGTTCACCGGCGCGACGAATTCCGCGCCGCGCCCGACTCCGTGGGGCATATGCGTCAATTGGTCGCTGCCGGCAAAGCCGCCTTACAGATCGGCCAATTGGTCGAAGTGACCGGAACGGGCACGCAAATCACGGGCGTCACGCTTAAGAGTGAAAGCGGGACTACCTCACAAATTCCTTGCGACTGCCTGTTGGCCTTTTATGGCCTGACGATGAAGCCCGGCCCCGTGGCGGAATTCGGCCTGGTTATGCAAGATCATATGTTAACGGTGGACCAAGCCACATTCGAGACCAGCGCGCCGGGCGTGTTCGCCGTTGGCGATATCTGCACCTATCCGGGCAAGATGAAGCTGATCTTATCGGGCTTTCACGAAGCCGCCTTGGCTGCCAAGCGGGCCTTTGCCCTGGCGCATCCGGGCGAACGCTATCGCTTCCAGTACACGACATCCAGTTCAGACCTACACAGTAAGCTCGGAGTGGAAAAATGA
- a CDS encoding 2Fe-2S iron-sulfur cluster binding domain-containing protein, whose product MKIFVTDTDGKKHELEATKDWSLMEIIREGGLPIQAQCGGSCACATCHVYVDPAWIDKLPASTEEEEGMLDGAPGVEARSRLSCQIVFDESLDGIHLILAPGSV is encoded by the coding sequence ATGAAGATTTTCGTGACCGATACCGACGGGAAGAAGCACGAATTGGAGGCGACCAAGGATTGGAGCCTGATGGAGATCATCCGCGAAGGCGGGCTGCCCATCCAGGCCCAATGCGGCGGGTCTTGCGCCTGCGCCACATGTCACGTCTATGTCGATCCCGCCTGGATCGACAAGCTGCCGGCCTCGACAGAAGAAGAGGAAGGCATGCTCGACGGCGCGCCCGGAGTTGAAGCGCGCTCGCGCCTGTCTTGTCAGATTGTGTTTGACGAGAGCCTTGACGGCATCCATCTGATTCTGGCACCTGGATCAGTCTGA
- a CDS encoding DUF2125 domain-containing protein — translation MIRDPRRVRVMAICLVVLALAYILLWLLVAVFSRARLMNVLQRGGAERPVLTLGGFPHWVHLRIKDVSTDLPLLGPASMESLDWWIRPWAPWRLYVQALQLRAEPAQESWTAESALARCEEWGTTPSCVLDIKSPHLPVELGQLRSKMITASWTIPRPAPQDHTQIGGKLSLDIDDLVLALGAGRFSSGLPVPLGRVDMKARIMGAPPYPNSAESLALWSQSGGVIEIDQLRLGQSIMRIDAQGTLTLDAQLRPQGAFTLRMEQPESLLILLPISRETRQALDKALVEGKEESTEGKISFTIPLTVQNGLVQAFGMDIATVPSLALIYTRK, via the coding sequence GTGATACGCGACCCCAGACGTGTACGTGTGATGGCCATCTGCCTGGTGGTATTGGCGTTGGCCTATATCCTGCTGTGGCTATTGGTGGCAGTATTCAGCCGCGCGCGGCTGATGAATGTCCTACAGCGGGGAGGAGCCGAACGCCCTGTCCTTACGCTCGGCGGCTTCCCGCATTGGGTTCATCTGCGCATCAAAGACGTTTCGACCGACCTGCCCTTGTTGGGGCCGGCATCCATGGAAAGCTTGGACTGGTGGATACGGCCTTGGGCACCGTGGCGTTTGTATGTCCAAGCCTTGCAATTGCGGGCCGAGCCAGCGCAAGAAAGCTGGACGGCGGAGTCCGCATTGGCGCGCTGCGAGGAATGGGGCACGACCCCCTCTTGCGTGCTGGACATCAAGTCGCCTCACCTGCCCGTGGAACTGGGCCAATTGCGCAGCAAGATGATCACGGCGAGCTGGACCATCCCACGCCCTGCGCCACAAGACCATACCCAGATCGGCGGCAAACTAAGCCTAGATATTGATGACCTCGTGCTGGCGCTGGGCGCGGGACGTTTTTCGTCCGGCCTCCCCGTGCCTTTGGGCCGTGTTGATATGAAGGCACGGATCATGGGCGCGCCGCCTTATCCGAATTCAGCCGAGTCCTTGGCCTTGTGGAGCCAATCTGGCGGCGTCATCGAAATCGACCAATTGAGGCTTGGCCAATCAATCATGCGCATTGACGCGCAAGGAACGCTGACCCTTGACGCCCAATTACGCCCCCAAGGCGCGTTCACCTTGCGCATGGAACAACCCGAATCTTTGCTGATCCTGCTGCCGATATCGCGCGAGACACGACAGGCTCTGGACAAAGCTCTGGTCGAAGGCAAAGAAGAAAGCACTGAAGGAAAAATATCCTTCACCATCCCCCTGACCGTGCAAAACGGCCTCGTTCAAGCCTTTGGCATGGATATAGCTACCGTCCCATCACTCGCCTTGATCTATACACGCAAGTAG
- a CDS encoding cache domain-containing protein, translated as MLHNLRIGTRLAIIVGVMALGMIGICAFALQTERASMINEHKDMLRNLVEQAHSTVAAYQKAAEKGELTEAEAQKRALATIASMRYDGTNYIWVNDMQGVFLSHVKPELVGKNYYEAKDPNGFPYMQHFVEVVQKDKNGYVPYQWERDKGKPLVDKLSYVQSFDAWNWVIGTGVYMVDDVDQKFQETMLTLGGGALIVLLVIGLGAFLIGRGIVVPLHDMSSTMTRLAHGELNVAVGYTDHRSEIGDMAKSVEVFKQNALEVEQLKAEQEKARQKAEADRKASLNKLADDFERDVGGIVQIVSSASTELRASAETMNHDAHAAGDRASIVSANADQASANVSTVAAASEELSSSVSEIGRQVTESTTVARGAVQQAEQTNATVESLAGAAQKIGEVVSLINEIAGQTNLLALNATIEAARAGEAGKGFAVVASEVKALANQTAKATEDISRQIVAIQTETGNAVGAIRNIGGTIGRISEITTTIAAAVEEQGAATQEISRNVQQASSRTHEVSNSITGVLESVNNTGTVAQHVLTAADELSQQSEKLRVQMGSFLQRVRAG; from the coding sequence ATGCTTCATAATCTGCGCATCGGCACACGTCTGGCCATCATTGTCGGCGTCATGGCCCTTGGCATGATCGGTATTTGCGCCTTTGCGCTGCAGACCGAGCGGGCCAGCATGATCAATGAACATAAGGACATGCTGAGAAACCTGGTCGAACAGGCCCATTCGACCGTGGCGGCCTATCAGAAGGCCGCCGAAAAGGGGGAGCTGACCGAAGCCGAGGCCCAAAAGCGCGCTTTGGCCACCATCGCCTCCATGCGCTATGACGGCACCAATTACATCTGGGTCAATGATATGCAGGGCGTGTTTCTATCGCATGTCAAACCGGAACTGGTCGGCAAGAACTATTACGAAGCCAAAGACCCGAATGGCTTTCCCTACATGCAGCACTTTGTTGAAGTCGTGCAAAAGGACAAGAATGGCTATGTGCCCTATCAATGGGAACGCGACAAAGGCAAGCCGCTGGTGGACAAACTCAGCTATGTGCAGTCCTTTGATGCCTGGAACTGGGTGATCGGCACGGGCGTCTATATGGTGGATGACGTGGATCAGAAGTTTCAAGAAACTATGCTGACGCTCGGTGGCGGCGCACTGATCGTGCTGCTGGTCATCGGTCTTGGCGCTTTCTTGATCGGACGTGGGATTGTTGTGCCCCTGCACGATATGTCATCGACCATGACGCGCCTGGCGCATGGCGAGCTGAATGTGGCCGTGGGCTATACCGACCACCGCAGCGAGATCGGCGATATGGCCAAATCCGTTGAGGTGTTCAAGCAGAACGCTCTGGAAGTCGAACAGTTGAAGGCCGAACAAGAAAAGGCGCGTCAGAAGGCCGAGGCCGACCGCAAGGCGTCTTTGAACAAACTGGCCGATGATTTCGAGCGCGATGTGGGCGGTATCGTCCAGATCGTCTCTTCCGCCTCCACCGAGCTTCGCGCCTCGGCCGAGACCATGAACCACGATGCCCATGCAGCAGGCGACAGGGCCAGCATCGTGTCGGCCAATGCGGATCAGGCATCCGCCAATGTCTCGACCGTCGCCGCCGCCAGCGAAGAGCTGAGCAGCTCGGTCAGCGAAATCGGACGCCAAGTCACCGAATCCACCACCGTGGCACGCGGCGCGGTGCAACAGGCCGAACAGACCAACGCCACGGTCGAAAGCCTGGCCGGTGCCGCCCAAAAGATCGGCGAGGTCGTCAGCCTGATCAACGAGATCGCGGGACAAACCAACCTGCTGGCCCTGAACGCCACCATCGAGGCCGCTCGTGCCGGCGAGGCGGGCAAGGGCTTTGCCGTGGTCGCATCCGAGGTCAAGGCCCTGGCCAATCAGACAGCCAAGGCCACCGAGGATATCAGCCGTCAAATCGTGGCCATCCAGACCGAGACCGGCAACGCCGTGGGAGCCATCCGCAACATCGGCGGCACTATCGGCCGTATCAGCGAGATCACCACCACCATCGCCGCCGCCGTCGAAGAGCAGGGCGCGGCCACGCAGGAAATCTCGCGCAACGTGCAGCAGGCCTCCAGCCGGACGCATGAAGTCTCCAACTCGATCACCGGCGTCCTCGAAAGCGTCAACAATACCGGCACGGTGGCCCAGCACGTCTTGACGGCGGCGGACGAACTATCTCAGCAATCCGAGAAGCTCCGTGTCCAAATGGGATCCTTCCTCCAGCGCGTCCGCGCCGGGTAA
- the trxA gene encoding thioredoxin produces MSHIEAVTDANFDAHVLKAGLPVLVDFWAEWCGPCRALTPIVEEISAEMAGRLLVVKMNVDENPATPNTFGIRSIPTLILFKDGGVVDQRVGGSNKAALVAWINSALRD; encoded by the coding sequence ATGTCCCATATCGAAGCGGTCACCGATGCCAATTTCGATGCCCATGTCCTAAAGGCCGGCCTGCCTGTTTTGGTCGATTTTTGGGCGGAGTGGTGCGGTCCGTGCCGCGCATTGACTCCTATTGTCGAGGAGATTTCAGCGGAGATGGCTGGGCGTTTGTTGGTCGTCAAGATGAATGTCGATGAGAATCCGGCCACGCCCAACACATTCGGCATCCGCTCGATCCCCACGCTCATCCTTTTCAAGGATGGTGGCGTGGTAGATCAGCGTGTGGGCGGCTCGAACAAGGCCGCCCTTGTGGCCTGGATCAACAGCGCATTGCGCGATTGA
- a CDS encoding NTP transferase domain-containing protein, producing MTMPNSDLALDHVAALLLVGGRGMQLAEAYPDLPKPLIPIAGRPFLEWQVRWLVRSGIRNIVLVASYQSEAIEAWARRRQPVSGEKLHCYVEEEAMGTGGAVAQSLAAMPLLRDRPYTLIGNGDMLLLADLAAGLNRMESEKSLSGLLYAVPVADTSEGVHLDIQDGLITGMQDHREGIGIQNAGWYLMRTDWLSQSLPSKRCSLDGDVLRGALRHGAQLGVMTTNAPFIEITTPESIVWAEHFMKENKKVLKGTL from the coding sequence GTGACCATGCCAAACTCCGATCTTGCGCTAGACCATGTCGCCGCCCTGCTTTTGGTGGGGGGACGTGGCATGCAGTTGGCCGAGGCCTATCCGGATCTGCCCAAACCTTTAATCCCCATTGCCGGACGCCCTTTTCTGGAATGGCAGGTCCGGTGGTTGGTGCGCTCGGGCATTCGAAATATTGTCCTGGTTGCCAGTTATCAATCCGAAGCGATCGAAGCATGGGCACGAAGGCGACAACCTGTCTCGGGCGAAAAGCTGCATTGCTATGTCGAGGAAGAGGCCATGGGCACGGGCGGTGCCGTGGCGCAGAGTCTGGCCGCTATGCCTTTGCTGCGTGACCGCCCTTATACGTTGATCGGGAATGGCGATATGTTGCTATTGGCGGACCTGGCCGCCGGGCTGAATCGCATGGAGAGTGAAAAGTCGCTGAGCGGCCTGCTCTATGCCGTTCCCGTAGCCGATACGTCCGAGGGAGTCCACCTTGATATTCAGGATGGTTTGATCACGGGTATGCAGGACCACCGGGAAGGAATCGGCATCCAGAATGCCGGATGGTATTTGATGCGCACGGACTGGCTGTCTCAATCCTTGCCGTCCAAGCGGTGCAGCCTGGACGGCGACGTGTTGCGCGGGGCCTTGCGCCATGGCGCGCAGCTTGGCGTCATGACCACCAATGCCCCTTTTATCGAGATCACCACGCCCGAATCCATCGTCTGGGCCGAACATTTCATGAAAGAAAACAAGAAGGTACTTAAAGGCACCTTGTGA
- a CDS encoding aminopeptidase P family protein: MTKKPDHAARLAALRAELTRRKLDGFFVPIADEHQNSYVHDSAKRLAWLTGFTGSHGLLIVLPDQAALFVSGIYELQARKQTDSKLVSTHHMVQTPWTDWIKKNLPAKARLGFDPWLHTDAWAKRAQEMVQAACGKIVPVAHNPVDRIWTDRPAPPCAPIVAHPRRYTGRLSADKRHEIAAELKKNGQDAAVLVDPSSIAWLLNLRGGDTPDTPLPFSFAVLHSDSRLDWYVDPRKIEKLDKAELHGVRLHPPSDFIEAMAKLKGRAVRLDSAATVRAIVSALDKAGAKTVMAADPVALPRAIKNAAEQRGFRDAHRRDGVALVTFFAWLDAQTRKREVTEIEASDMVESLRRADPMCRSLSFPSISGAGEHGAIIHYRATEATNASLRSGDLYLLDSGGQYLGGTTDVTRTVAIGQPSPQMRRAYTRVLQGHLALAMARFPEGTVGSQLDPLARVALWREGWDYDHGTGHGVGAYLGVHEGPHMICPNRSGREDVPLRPGMVISNEPGVYIEKAFGIRIESLVLVRKDGVGLGKKPYFSLETLTLAPFDPALIDISLLSGEERAWIDVYHARVRAEIGPRVSPAARRWLNRVTRPLRLKKQKA, from the coding sequence ATGACAAAAAAGCCTGATCATGCCGCGCGTCTTGCGGCGCTGCGTGCGGAATTAACGCGGCGCAAGCTGGACGGCTTTTTTGTCCCGATTGCCGACGAGCATCAAAATTCCTATGTGCATGACAGCGCGAAGCGTTTGGCCTGGCTGACCGGATTTACCGGCAGTCATGGATTGTTGATCGTGCTGCCGGACCAAGCGGCGTTGTTCGTGTCAGGCATCTATGAATTGCAGGCGCGCAAGCAAACCGACTCTAAATTGGTCAGCACGCATCACATGGTGCAAACTCCGTGGACGGATTGGATCAAGAAAAATCTGCCGGCCAAGGCTCGGCTGGGATTCGATCCCTGGCTCCACACGGATGCTTGGGCAAAACGGGCGCAAGAGATGGTACAGGCGGCGTGCGGAAAAATCGTGCCGGTCGCGCATAACCCGGTGGATCGGATTTGGACGGATCGTCCCGCGCCGCCTTGCGCGCCGATTGTGGCGCATCCGCGCCGTTATACGGGTCGCCTCAGTGCCGATAAGCGGCACGAGATCGCCGCCGAATTAAAGAAAAACGGTCAGGACGCGGCGGTGCTGGTGGATCCGTCCTCCATCGCCTGGCTGCTGAATCTGCGCGGCGGCGACACGCCCGACACGCCCTTGCCTTTCAGCTTTGCCGTGCTGCACAGCGACTCGCGTCTGGATTGGTATGTCGATCCGCGTAAGATAGAGAAACTGGATAAGGCCGAGCTGCACGGTGTACGCCTGCATCCGCCATCCGATTTTATAGAGGCTATGGCCAAGTTGAAGGGGCGCGCCGTGCGCCTGGATTCGGCGGCCACCGTTCGCGCCATCGTTTCCGCTCTGGATAAAGCGGGGGCCAAGACCGTCATGGCCGCCGATCCGGTGGCTTTGCCCCGCGCCATCAAAAACGCCGCCGAACAGCGCGGCTTTCGTGACGCGCATCGGCGCGACGGCGTGGCCTTGGTCACGTTCTTTGCATGGTTGGACGCGCAAACCCGCAAGCGCGAGGTCACCGAGATCGAAGCCTCGGACATGGTGGAAAGCTTGCGCCGCGCCGATCCTATGTGCCGGTCGCTCAGCTTTCCCAGCATCAGCGGCGCGGGCGAACATGGCGCGATCATCCATTATCGGGCGACCGAGGCCACGAATGCGTCCCTGCGTTCAGGCGATTTGTATCTGCTGGACAGCGGTGGGCAATATCTGGGCGGCACCACCGATGTCACCCGCACAGTGGCCATCGGTCAACCCAGTCCGCAGATGCGTCGCGCCTATACGCGCGTGCTGCAAGGCCACCTCGCCCTGGCCATGGCGCGGTTCCCCGAGGGCACGGTGGGCAGTCAATTGGATCCCTTGGCGCGCGTCGCTTTGTGGCGCGAAGGTTGGGACTATGACCACGGCACGGGGCACGGCGTGGGGGCCTATTTAGGGGTGCATGAAGGTCCGCATATGATCTGCCCGAACCGTTCGGGCCGCGAGGACGTGCCTTTGCGCCCCGGCATGGTTATTTCCAATGAACCGGGTGTGTATATCGAAAAAGCCTTCGGAATTCGGATCGAAAGCCTGGTTTTGGTGCGTAAAGACGGGGTTGGGTTGGGGAAAAAGCCCTATTTTTCCCTTGAAACCCTGACTTTGGCCCCGTTTGACCCGGCTTTGATCGATATATCCCTGCTTTCCGGCGAAGAACGCGCCTGGATCGACGTCTATCACGCCCGAGTGCGTGCGGAAATCGGGCCGCGCGTGTCTCCTGCGGCCCGGCGGTGGTTGAACCGCGTCACGCGACCCTTGCGGCTCAAAAAGCAAAAAGCTTAA